In Terriglobus sp. TAA 43, a single window of DNA contains:
- the topA gene encoding type I DNA topoisomerase: MAKNLVIVESPAKAKTINKYLGNDFTVEASLGHIMDLPKNDIGVELKKRTFEPKLIISPGKEKLVDRLKKLAAKADAVYLAPDPDREGEAIAAHLQWQLKPSIKSSGKIQRVTFNEITKAAVTDAFKRARDVDQNLMLAQQTRRVLDRLVGYEISPLLWDKVRRGLSAGRVQTVALRLIVDRENEIKAFNPVEYWPVDAKLTPAGKKQEFLARLYAIDGTKISVDTVSPPALPDGATAATVKAGMEKAKWSVASVEAKERRRYAPAPFSTSQLQQQASNRLGFNVKRTMGVAQRLYEGIEIGNEGTVGLITYMRTDSTRVAPVAIDMARDYIKTLGKDYLPEKPNQFKGKKDAQDAHEAIRPTNVAYTPDSIRKYLSDEQFRLYNLIWSRFVASQMTPAVYDQTNVDITGRGDKTYSVRVSGSVLKFDGFLRVNNPNQGTSAQETKSEDADEGGVSLPGLKSGDALDLLGVVTEQKFTEPPPRFNEASLVKELEERGIGRPSTYASIINTIQDRDYVKKLARKFVPTEIGMVVTTLLVKNFPYIFDMDYTRKLEDELDEIEAGNEKWTDLLGGFYGHLSDEIKVAEKSMEDIKRMEHPTEEVCEKCGSPLVLKWGKFGSFYSCSNFTKTKPKTIAVSAFKKDAKAVVKRVTDAFTYPITVKGMVDDAEASSEEVHSDKELLSALKVAAERGKSILIDPVSCDFTKENFADKPDLAAMEAGDTEEEEFCENCGKQMVLKNGPWGPFMSCPDYSADPPCKTVRRLNQKVQQKPPEPTGEPCPQCGMELVKRQGAYGEFTSCSGYPKCKYVKQVLLDVPCPKDGAPIAERKSKMGNVFYGCTNYPKCDFSSNQKLIAKPCPKGNSSYLIEVPNKQDGYIHEVCPHNHDALPKRRPKKGAKVEEPVEDPITCDYDHKTNRKIEAKAPVEIPTLQRPDPNATRPIVESVA; the protein is encoded by the coding sequence ATGGCAAAGAATCTCGTGATCGTGGAATCGCCGGCAAAGGCGAAGACGATCAACAAATATCTCGGCAACGATTTCACGGTGGAGGCCTCGCTGGGCCACATCATGGACCTGCCGAAGAACGACATTGGCGTCGAACTGAAGAAGCGTACTTTTGAGCCCAAGCTCATCATCTCGCCTGGCAAGGAAAAGCTCGTCGACCGCCTGAAGAAGCTCGCCGCCAAGGCCGACGCCGTCTATCTGGCGCCCGATCCTGACCGCGAAGGCGAGGCCATCGCCGCGCATCTTCAGTGGCAGCTTAAGCCATCCATTAAGAGCTCAGGCAAGATTCAGCGCGTCACGTTCAACGAAATCACCAAGGCGGCCGTTACCGACGCCTTCAAGCGGGCCCGCGACGTCGACCAGAACCTGATGCTCGCGCAGCAGACGCGCCGCGTCCTCGACCGCCTGGTGGGCTACGAAATCTCGCCCCTGCTCTGGGATAAGGTTCGCCGCGGTCTCTCCGCCGGACGCGTGCAGACGGTGGCGCTCCGCCTCATCGTCGACCGCGAAAACGAAATCAAGGCCTTCAACCCCGTCGAATACTGGCCCGTCGACGCGAAGCTGACCCCCGCCGGCAAGAAGCAGGAGTTCCTCGCCCGCCTCTACGCCATCGACGGCACCAAGATCAGCGTCGACACAGTAAGTCCACCGGCCCTTCCCGACGGCGCAACCGCCGCCACAGTCAAGGCAGGCATGGAGAAGGCAAAGTGGTCCGTTGCCTCGGTAGAGGCGAAGGAACGCCGCCGCTACGCCCCCGCGCCCTTCTCGACGAGCCAGCTCCAGCAGCAGGCCTCCAACCGTCTCGGCTTCAACGTCAAGCGCACCATGGGCGTCGCCCAGCGCCTCTACGAAGGCATTGAGATCGGCAACGAAGGTACCGTCGGCCTCATCACCTACATGCGTACCGACAGCACGCGTGTGGCCCCCGTCGCCATCGACATGGCGCGTGACTACATTAAGACGCTCGGCAAGGACTACCTGCCCGAAAAGCCCAACCAGTTCAAGGGCAAGAAGGACGCGCAGGACGCCCACGAAGCCATCCGTCCCACCAACGTCGCGTACACGCCGGACAGCATCCGCAAGTACCTCAGCGACGAGCAGTTCCGCCTCTATAACCTCATCTGGTCGCGCTTCGTCGCCTCGCAGATGACGCCTGCCGTCTACGACCAGACCAACGTCGACATCACCGGTCGTGGTGACAAGACCTACTCCGTGCGCGTCTCCGGTTCTGTGCTGAAATTTGACGGCTTCCTCCGCGTCAATAATCCCAACCAGGGAACTAGCGCGCAGGAAACCAAGTCCGAAGATGCTGATGAGGGTGGCGTGAGCCTGCCCGGCCTCAAGAGTGGCGATGCCCTCGACCTGCTCGGCGTTGTCACAGAACAGAAGTTCACCGAACCGCCGCCGCGCTTCAACGAAGCATCGCTGGTCAAGGAACTGGAAGAGCGCGGCATCGGCCGCCCCAGCACCTACGCGTCCATCATCAACACCATCCAGGACCGCGACTACGTCAAGAAGCTCGCGCGCAAGTTCGTGCCCACCGAAATCGGTATGGTCGTCACCACGTTGCTGGTGAAGAACTTCCCATACATCTTCGACATGGACTACACCCGCAAGCTCGAAGACGAGCTCGACGAAATCGAAGCGGGCAACGAGAAGTGGACCGATCTGCTCGGCGGTTTCTACGGCCATCTCAGCGACGAAATCAAGGTCGCCGAAAAGTCCATGGAAGACATCAAGCGGATGGAACACCCCACAGAAGAAGTCTGTGAAAAGTGCGGCTCGCCGCTCGTCCTCAAGTGGGGCAAGTTTGGCTCGTTCTATTCGTGTAGCAATTTCACGAAGACCAAGCCGAAGACCATTGCCGTCTCCGCCTTCAAGAAAGACGCCAAGGCGGTCGTCAAGCGCGTCACCGATGCCTTTACCTATCCCATCACCGTCAAGGGCATGGTGGACGACGCAGAGGCCTCCAGCGAGGAAGTCCACAGCGATAAGGAACTGCTCTCAGCCCTCAAGGTTGCTGCGGAACGCGGCAAGAGCATCCTCATCGACCCCGTAAGCTGCGACTTCACCAAGGAAAACTTCGCAGACAAGCCCGACCTCGCCGCCATGGAAGCAGGCGACACCGAGGAAGAGGAGTTCTGCGAAAACTGCGGCAAGCAGATGGTCCTGAAGAACGGCCCGTGGGGTCCCTTCATGTCCTGCCCGGACTACAGCGCCGACCCGCCCTGCAAAACGGTGCGCCGCCTGAACCAGAAGGTCCAGCAGAAACCGCCAGAACCCACCGGCGAACCCTGCCCGCAGTGCGGCATGGAACTGGTCAAGCGCCAGGGTGCCTACGGCGAGTTCACCTCGTGCTCCGGCTATCCCAAGTGCAAGTACGTGAAGCAGGTACTGCTTGACGTCCCATGCCCGAAGGACGGAGCGCCCATCGCCGAACGCAAGTCGAAAATGGGCAACGTCTTCTACGGCTGCACAAACTATCCCAAGTGCGACTTCAGCAGCAACCAGAAGCTGATCGCCAAGCCGTGCCCCAAGGGCAACTCGTCATACCTAATCGAAGTGCCCAACAAGCAGGACGGCTACATCCACGAGGTCTGCCCGCACAACCACGACGCCCTACCCAAGCGCCGCCCAAAGAAGGGTGCCAAGGTTGAGGAGCCGGTGGAAGATCCCATCACCTGCGACTACGACCACAAGACCAACCGCAAGATCGAAGCCAAAGCGCCGGTAGAAATCCCAACCCTCCAGCGCCCGGACCCGAACGCAACGCGGCCCATCGTGGAATCGGTAGCGTAA
- the dprA gene encoding DNA-processing protein DprA: MGATRTIRAMSLASSPATVFSMSLTELEALQMPAASARFIHEGKAKAAALEEVQRLEEQNANYITHGCPEYPDRLREIYDPPAVLWYRGDVSILAEPGIAVVGTRHPSVYGAGMAQMLSRELAARGMVILSGMARGVDTEAHKGALDGRGRTVAVWGTGIDVIYPKENKRLAEQILMYGGCILSEYPLGTFPAPQNFPVRNRILSGMSVGVLVIEAAEHSGTRITARCAMEQNRDVYAVPGNVTNKGSWTPNTLIKQGARLTATWEDVWEDLPTQVRLYLEEKLEKREGKSESAAAVTASLFDERELPPVERVVFEQLRADESVQLDDLIERLEGKLQSPEIFTALFELELAGRVRQLPGKNYVRTF, encoded by the coding sequence ATGGGTGCCACACGCACCATCCGCGCCATGTCCCTGGCCTCGTCGCCTGCGACAGTCTTTTCCATGTCGCTCACAGAGTTGGAAGCCCTCCAGATGCCCGCAGCTTCGGCGCGCTTCATCCACGAGGGCAAAGCGAAAGCCGCCGCGCTGGAAGAAGTCCAGCGACTCGAAGAGCAGAACGCTAACTACATTACTCATGGCTGCCCGGAGTACCCTGACCGCCTCCGCGAAATCTACGACCCACCCGCCGTCCTCTGGTACCGCGGCGACGTCAGCATCCTCGCCGAGCCCGGCATTGCCGTCGTCGGCACGCGCCATCCCTCGGTCTACGGAGCAGGCATGGCCCAGATGCTCTCCCGCGAACTCGCCGCGCGCGGCATGGTCATCCTTAGTGGCATGGCCCGCGGCGTGGATACCGAGGCACACAAGGGAGCGCTCGACGGCCGCGGCAGAACCGTGGCGGTCTGGGGTACGGGCATCGACGTTATCTATCCCAAAGAAAACAAACGTCTCGCCGAGCAAATCCTCATGTACGGCGGCTGCATCCTGTCGGAGTACCCGCTGGGCACCTTCCCCGCACCGCAGAATTTCCCCGTCCGCAACCGCATCCTCTCTGGAATGAGCGTCGGTGTCCTCGTCATTGAGGCAGCGGAACACAGCGGCACCCGCATCACCGCGCGCTGCGCGATGGAGCAGAACCGCGACGTCTACGCCGTCCCCGGCAACGTCACGAACAAAGGTTCCTGGACGCCCAACACCCTCATCAAACAGGGCGCTCGCCTCACCGCCACCTGGGAAGACGTCTGGGAAGATTTGCCCACGCAGGTCCGCCTCTACCTGGAAGAGAAGTTGGAGAAGCGCGAGGGCAAGTCTGAATCCGCGGCGGCTGTCACGGCATCTCTATTCGACGAGCGGGAGCTGCCGCCGGTCGAACGCGTTGTCTTCGAGCAGCTTCGAGCCGACGAAAGCGTGCAACTCGATGATCTTATTGAACGCCTGGAAGGGAAGTTGCAGTCGCCGGAGATCTTCACGGCGCTCTTTGAACTCGAGCTTGCAGGCCGAGTTCGCCAGCTCCCCGGCAAGAATTATGTGAGGACGTTCTAG
- a CDS encoding PadR family transcriptional regulator, with protein sequence MAKEITQRSSLLQGTLDMLILRTLLYGAAHGHQIGKHIQATTNDFLQMQHGSLYPALHRMEKKGWITAKWETAPDRNREFKYYRLTAEGKKQLVVEESQWKQMAEAVARVMWPAAEEN encoded by the coding sequence ATGGCGAAAGAGATCACGCAACGATCAAGCCTGTTGCAGGGCACGCTGGACATGCTGATTCTGCGCACACTGCTGTACGGCGCGGCGCATGGCCACCAGATTGGTAAACACATTCAAGCCACAACGAATGACTTTTTGCAGATGCAGCATGGGTCGCTGTATCCCGCGCTGCACCGCATGGAGAAGAAGGGCTGGATCACCGCGAAGTGGGAGACGGCGCCGGATCGCAATCGTGAGTTCAAGTACTACCGCCTGACGGCTGAGGGTAAGAAGCAGCTTGTGGTGGAAGAGTCGCAGTGGAAGCAGATGGCTGAGGCCGTGGCGCGTGTGATGTGGCCCGCGGCAGAGGAGAACTGA